One part of the Mycobacterium marinum genome encodes these proteins:
- a CDS encoding DUF732 domain-containing protein yields MFSPRITAAITTAIGAAAIGLAIAGAGAANASTGDETFIAQMKGVGVTFSSTQSAVRQGHQVCQELASGKTGTDIAEEILSQTNLTTKQAAYFVVDATKVYCPEYASQLT; encoded by the coding sequence ATGTTCTCACCGCGCATCACCGCAGCCATCACCACCGCAATCGGCGCCGCCGCAATCGGCCTCGCCATCGCCGGCGCCGGCGCCGCGAACGCCAGCACCGGTGACGAGACCTTCATCGCCCAGATGAAGGGAGTCGGCGTCACCTTCTCCTCAACTCAGTCGGCCGTGCGCCAGGGCCACCAGGTCTGCCAGGAATTGGCCAGCGGAAAGACGGGCACCGACATCGCCGAGGAGATCCTCAGCCAGACCAACCTGACCACCAAGCAAGCGGCCTACTTCGTCGTGGACGCTACCAAGGTCTACTGCCCCGAATACGCCAGCCAGCTGACCTAG
- a CDS encoding serine/threonine-protein kinase, producing the protein MGEAPDSRVGSMFGPYHLKRLLGRGGMGEVYEAEHTVKEWTVAVKLMTTEFSKDPVFRERMKREARIAGRLQEPHVVPIHDYGEIDGQMFLEMRLIEGTDLDSILKRFGPLTPPRAVAIITQIASALDAAHADGVMHRDVKPPNILITRDDFAYLVDFGIASATGDEKLTQLGTAVGTWKYMAPERFANEEVTYRADIYALACVLFECLTGSPPYRSDSAGTLVTAHLMDPVPQVSTVRSGIPKAFDAVIARGMAKKPEERYASAGDLARAAHDALSNPDQDHAADILRRSRESTLPGTAAITPQPPTMPAVTPPPAMPYADPASSGPLPQSAPTGQPGWAPASGPIPAAHQPAQVPQYYQSGSWASTPPGTPPQQPVGPTPWNQPPPKRNPWPIVAGVAALVFVLIVGGIGVWLVTNSDSTPKAGPGTTGSTTTTSPKPETTSPETTTTPAGDPQARLLSYLPSGYASGVCTATTPKPNSVWTGAVAMYNCGQNTNDGGPSRAVYGLFPSLEALKQAFNDDIAAVDLANCPGEGPSPDGWHYDRTPDVTAGMIACGTYKNHPNVIWSNDDKLMLSDAFGDPATLDELHTWWAKYG; encoded by the coding sequence ATGGGCGAGGCGCCAGACTCGCGTGTGGGGTCGATGTTCGGCCCTTACCACCTCAAACGGCTCCTCGGCCGGGGCGGCATGGGCGAGGTCTACGAGGCCGAGCACACCGTCAAAGAGTGGACAGTGGCGGTCAAGCTGATGACCACCGAATTCAGCAAAGACCCGGTGTTTCGCGAGCGGATGAAGCGCGAAGCGCGCATCGCCGGACGTTTGCAGGAACCCCACGTGGTGCCGATCCACGACTACGGCGAAATCGACGGGCAGATGTTCCTGGAGATGCGCCTGATCGAGGGCACCGACCTGGACAGCATCCTCAAGCGCTTCGGCCCCCTGACCCCGCCACGTGCGGTGGCCATCATCACCCAGATCGCCTCGGCGCTGGACGCCGCGCACGCCGACGGGGTCATGCACCGCGATGTCAAACCGCCCAACATCCTGATCACCCGCGACGATTTCGCCTACCTGGTCGACTTCGGGATCGCCAGCGCCACCGGCGACGAGAAACTGACCCAGTTGGGCACCGCGGTGGGCACCTGGAAATACATGGCGCCCGAGCGGTTCGCCAACGAAGAGGTCACCTACCGCGCCGACATCTATGCGCTGGCATGTGTGCTGTTCGAGTGCCTTACCGGATCCCCGCCCTACCGGTCGGACAGCGCAGGCACGCTGGTCACCGCCCACTTGATGGATCCTGTCCCGCAAGTAAGCACGGTGCGCTCGGGGATCCCCAAGGCCTTCGACGCGGTAATCGCCCGCGGCATGGCAAAAAAGCCCGAGGAACGCTATGCGAGCGCCGGGGATCTGGCCCGCGCCGCCCATGACGCACTCAGCAACCCCGATCAGGACCACGCGGCCGACATCCTGCGGCGCAGTCGGGAATCCACGCTGCCCGGCACCGCCGCGATCACCCCCCAACCGCCGACCATGCCCGCCGTCACCCCGCCACCGGCCATGCCGTATGCCGATCCGGCCAGTTCGGGGCCGTTGCCGCAGTCCGCACCGACCGGGCAGCCCGGGTGGGCGCCCGCGAGCGGTCCCATCCCGGCCGCACACCAACCGGCCCAAGTCCCGCAGTACTACCAAAGCGGCAGCTGGGCAAGCACGCCGCCAGGCACGCCACCGCAACAACCCGTCGGGCCGACGCCGTGGAACCAGCCGCCACCCAAACGCAATCCCTGGCCGATCGTTGCCGGCGTTGCCGCACTGGTGTTTGTCCTCATCGTTGGCGGGATCGGCGTCTGGCTGGTGACCAATTCCGACTCCACCCCCAAAGCGGGCCCCGGCACTACGGGCAGCACCACCACTACTTCCCCCAAACCGGAGACCACCAGCCCCGAGACGACGACCACCCCGGCCGGTGACCCTCAGGCCCGGTTGCTGAGTTACCTGCCGTCGGGCTACGCCAGTGGTGTCTGCACCGCAACCACGCCCAAACCCAACAGCGTTTGGACGGGGGCGGTGGCGATGTACAACTGTGGGCAGAACACCAACGATGGCGGACCAAGTCGCGCTGTGTATGGGCTGTTCCCGAGTCTGGAAGCACTCAAGCAGGCCTTCAACGACGACATTGCCGCGGTGGATCTGGCCAATTGTCCGGGCGAGGGCCCGTCTCCCGACGGGTGGCACTATGACCGGACACCGGACGTGACGGCCGGAATGATCGCCTGCGGGACCTACAAGAACCACCCGAACGTGATCTGGAGCAACGACGACAAGCTGATGCTCAGCGACGCCTTCGGAGACCCGGCCACCCTCGACGAACTCCACACCTGGTGGGCGAAGTACGGGTGA
- a CDS encoding PE family protein, whose translation MSFVVVSPEVLAVAGRDLASIGSAISQANVAAAAPTMGALAAGADEVSAAVAAVFSGHAQAYQALGAQVAAFHDQLVTALDAAAGKYASAEVANASPLQAALDVVNAPTQALLGRPLIGNGDDGVAGTGQSGGDGGILYGNGGDGGSGASGQIGGTGGSAGLIGAGGTGGAGGLGAAGGAGGNGGWLFGQGGAGGIGGSGAAGGAGGNGGWLYGDGGAGGQGGAAAAGIGGGDPGQGGNGGNAYLFGNGGSGGQGGTGLAGADGVNTSNGTAALGTWGNGITTSTGDANGGNGGSGADGGSGVTGGTGGVGGFAINDGSGDAYGGFGGTGGNGGAPGASGGDGGQGGPAVTSSGSAYAGIGGTGGNGASGASGGTGGTGGGGGNGGRGGILVGDGGIGGTGGTGGTGGTGATGGAGGTGGVGGSAGSTDGGVADANIGGDGGIAGTGGDGGTGGTGGVGGKGGDGGLLIGNGGGGGVGGDGGAGGTGGIGGAGGNGGVGGDGSSSGTGAGGSGGGATDGGTGGDGGSGGGFGTGGAGGTGGWLIGHSGTNGIGGTGGAGGAGAVGGDGGVGGDPGVGTTYNGISGHNGVQGGTGADGAAG comes from the coding sequence ATGTCGTTTGTCGTTGTCTCGCCAGAGGTATTGGCGGTGGCGGGCAGGGATCTAGCAAGCATCGGCTCGGCGATCAGTCAGGCTAACGTCGCCGCCGCGGCGCCGACCATGGGCGCGCTGGCCGCGGGTGCCGATGAGGTGTCGGCGGCGGTCGCCGCAGTGTTTTCCGGACATGCCCAGGCCTATCAAGCGCTCGGCGCCCAAGTGGCGGCGTTTCACGACCAGTTGGTAACCGCCCTTGACGCGGCTGCGGGGAAGTATGCAAGCGCGGAGGTCGCCAACGCCTCGCCGTTGCAGGCAGCGCTCGACGTGGTCAATGCGCCCACCCAGGCGCTGTTGGGGCGCCCGTTGATCGGCAACGGCGACGATGGGGTGGCGGGGACTGGACAGAGTGGAGGCGACGGCGGGATCTTGTACGGCAATGGGGGCGACGGCGGCTCCGGAGCGTCCGGCCAGATCGGCGGTACCGGTGGAAGCGCGGGGTTGATCGGCGCCGGCGGAACAGGTGGGGCCGGGGGGCTTGGCGCGGCCGGGGGTGCCGGTGGCAACGGTGGCTGGCTGTTCGGCCAGGGCGGGGCCGGTGGGATCGGCGGTAGCGGTGCGGCCGGGGGTGCCGGCGGCAACGGCGGGTGGCTCTACGGCGATGGCGGCGCCGGCGGGCAGGGTGGGGCGGCCGCGGCGGGTATCGGTGGCGGCGACCCCGGGCAAGGGGGCAACGGTGGCAACGCCTACCTGTTCGGCAACGGCGGCAGCGGCGGGCAAGGTGGCACCGGCCTGGCCGGCGCGGACGGCGTGAACACCTCCAACGGCACAGCCGCCCTCGGCACGTGGGGCAACGGCATTACGACCTCGACCGGTGATGCCAACGGCGGTAACGGTGGCAGCGGTGCCGATGGGGGCTCGGGGGTGACCGGAGGCACCGGTGGGGTCGGCGGGTTCGCCATCAATGACGGCAGCGGTGACGCCTATGGAGGTTTCGGCGGGACCGGCGGCAACGGCGGGGCTCCCGGAGCTTCGGGCGGCGATGGTGGACAGGGCGGGCCTGCCGTCACTTCCAGCGGCAGCGCCTATGCGGGTATTGGCGGGACCGGCGGCAATGGAGCCAGCGGCGCTTCCGGTGGCACCGGCGGGACCGGCGGCGGCGGGGGTAACGGTGGTCGTGGCGGGATATTGGTCGGCGACGGCGGCATCGGCGGTACCGGGGGCACCGGGGGCACCGGCGGCACCGGCGCCACCGGGGGCGCCGGGGGGACCGGCGGGGTTGGTGGTTCCGCCGGCTCGACTGACGGCGGCGTGGCAGACGCCAATATTGGCGGCGACGGCGGCATTGCGGGCACCGGCGGCGATGGCGGGACCGGCGGGACTGGCGGGGTTGGCGGCAAAGGTGGTGACGGTGGGCTGCTGATCGGCAACGGCGGCGGCGGTGGTGTGGGTGGCGACGGCGGCGCCGGCGGTACCGGCGGCATCGGCGGCGCCGGGGGGAATGGCGGAGTTGGCGGTGACGGCAGTTCGTCTGGCACCGGGGCCGGCGGCTCCGGCGGCGGCGCCACCGACGGCGGAACCGGGGGCGACGGCGGCTCCGGCGGCGGGTTCGGCACCGGCGGTGCCGGTGGCACTGGCGGGTGGTTGATCGGTCACTCGGGTACCAACGGCATCGGTGGGACTGGCGGTGCGGGCGGCGCCGGCGCTGTCGGTGGCGACGGTGGCGTGGGTGGCGATCCAGGCGTCGGGACAACCTACAACGGAATCAGCGGCCATAACGGCGTGCAGGGCGGTACCGGCGCCGACGGCGCAGCGGGCTGA
- the embR gene encoding ATPase/transcriptional regulator EmbR (Phosphorylation of EmbR by cognate serine/threonine kinase PknH leads to increased DNA-binding activity, increased expression of embCAB genes, and reduced senstivity to ethambutol.), with translation MAGSAMVDKRLEFGLLGPLEMTIDGELVPLGTPKQRAVLAMLVINRNRPVGVDSLITALWEEWPPAGARASIHSYVSNLRKLLSGAGVDPRAMLAAAPPGYRLSIPDSTCDLGRFIAEKTAGVHAAAAGKFEQASGHLSRALAQWRGPVLDDLRDFQFVDAFATALVEDKILAHTAKAEAEIACGRAAAVITELEALTAEHPYREPLWTQLITAYYLTDRQSDALGAYRRVKTTLAEDLGIDPGPTLRALNERILRQEPLDAKMNAKSTAVGTVTVLDQRTMVSGQQAVAYLHTIASGHDYPIRTAATRIGRLSDNDIVLDSANVSRHHAVIIDTGTNYIINDLRSSNGVHVQHQRIRGAVTLNDGDHIRICDHEFTFQLTARNPR, from the coding sequence ATGGCTGGTAGCGCAATGGTGGACAAACGTCTCGAATTCGGTCTGCTCGGACCGTTGGAGATGACTATCGACGGCGAGCTGGTGCCGCTGGGCACACCCAAGCAGCGCGCGGTTCTGGCCATGCTGGTGATCAACCGCAACCGGCCGGTCGGGGTCGACTCACTGATCACCGCCCTGTGGGAGGAGTGGCCGCCGGCGGGGGCGCGGGCCAGCATTCACTCCTACGTGTCCAATCTGCGCAAGCTTCTCAGTGGCGCCGGGGTCGATCCACGGGCCATGCTGGCCGCCGCCCCGCCGGGCTACCGGCTCAGCATCCCGGATAGCACGTGCGATCTGGGGAGGTTCATCGCCGAGAAGACCGCCGGCGTGCATGCGGCCGCGGCCGGCAAATTCGAGCAGGCCAGCGGGCACTTGTCGAGGGCGTTGGCCCAATGGCGTGGACCCGTACTCGACGACCTGCGAGACTTTCAGTTCGTCGACGCGTTCGCCACCGCACTGGTCGAGGATAAGATCCTTGCCCATACCGCGAAGGCGGAAGCCGAAATCGCCTGCGGCCGGGCGGCCGCGGTGATCACCGAACTTGAAGCGCTGACCGCCGAGCATCCCTACCGCGAGCCGCTGTGGACGCAGTTGATCACCGCCTACTACCTCACCGATCGCCAATCCGACGCGCTAGGTGCCTATCGCCGGGTAAAGACGACCCTCGCCGAAGACCTCGGCATCGATCCCGGCCCGACCCTGCGGGCCCTCAATGAACGAATCCTGCGTCAGGAACCACTCGACGCCAAGATGAACGCCAAGTCCACCGCCGTTGGCACCGTCACGGTGCTCGACCAGCGCACAATGGTGTCGGGCCAGCAGGCCGTCGCCTACTTGCACACCATCGCGTCGGGTCACGACTACCCGATTCGGACCGCGGCAACCCGAATCGGGCGGCTCAGCGACAACGACATCGTCCTGGACAGCGCGAACGTCAGCCGCCACCACGCCGTCATCATCGACACCGGAACCAACTACATCATCAACGACCTACGGTCATCCAACGGAGTGCATGTACAGCACCAGCGGATCCGCGGCGCCGTCACGCTCAACGATGGCGACCACATCCGTATCTGCGACCACGAATTCACCTTCCAGCTCACCGCACGAAACCCCCGGTGA
- a CDS encoding C39 family peptidase codes for MKINKIATALKTATFAIAAGAVALGLASPAGAASGTMYGDPAAAAKYWRYQKYDDCLIMAVADVVGQVTGREPSEQAIIKVAQTTPSAVHPGSIYTKPADTKNPNSGQGTSQADIATLLAHYGIDAVLTDLDNAPSNGVLTGMEALEHHLGNGRAVIVSVNAEMIWGVTIDNKDEAGNPVSDHAVVVTGVDTANGVVHLNDSGSDEGRDEQVPMALFMQAWATSQDFMAVTTQASN; via the coding sequence ATGAAGATCAACAAGATCGCCACCGCCCTCAAGACAGCCACCTTCGCGATCGCCGCCGGTGCCGTTGCACTGGGACTGGCCAGCCCGGCCGGTGCAGCGTCCGGCACGATGTACGGCGACCCAGCGGCTGCCGCCAAGTACTGGCGCTACCAGAAATACGACGACTGCCTCATCATGGCCGTCGCCGACGTGGTCGGTCAGGTGACCGGCAGGGAGCCCTCGGAGCAGGCCATCATCAAGGTGGCCCAGACGACCCCCAGCGCCGTGCACCCCGGGTCGATCTACACCAAGCCGGCCGACACCAAGAACCCGAACTCGGGCCAGGGCACCAGCCAGGCCGACATCGCGACGTTGCTGGCGCACTACGGCATCGACGCTGTTCTTACCGACCTGGACAACGCCCCGAGCAACGGAGTCCTCACCGGCATGGAGGCCCTCGAGCACCACCTGGGCAACGGTCGCGCGGTGATCGTCAGTGTCAACGCCGAAATGATCTGGGGCGTGACCATCGACAACAAGGACGAGGCCGGCAACCCGGTTTCTGACCACGCGGTGGTCGTGACCGGTGTCGACACCGCCAACGGGGTCGTGCACCTCAACGACAGCGGCAGCGACGAGGGGCGCGACGAGCAGGTCCCGATGGCCCTGTTCATGCAGGCATGGGCCACCAGCCAAGACTTCATGGCCGTGACCACCCAAGCCAGCAATTGA
- a CDS encoding LysR family transcriptional regulator, producing the protein MELYQLRYFQAVAECGTLRGASEQLLVSQSAVSRAITLLEAEIGVQLFTRRGRTNELNRYGQALLVGSRLAQRSVSSAIDNVRELAGVSGGTVALGFLHSLGMQTVPHLIRLHHSRFPQARFELHQRSGQGVLSDLVSGVTDVSLSFPAAFEGYGEIAWQTLFTQQLYAVVSTDHPLAGRRLIRFPELAAYPFVVLDRDHTLRRIVDAACARHGIDPTLAFEGTDVGTLRGLIGANLGVGVLPQATARPTDIVEIAIDDAQLVRPIAIGWIADRCLPSSAVAFRETALGCYGHRVSAAGD; encoded by the coding sequence GTGGAGCTCTATCAATTGCGCTACTTTCAGGCCGTTGCGGAATGCGGCACGCTTCGGGGCGCCTCCGAGCAGCTCTTGGTGTCGCAGTCTGCGGTGAGTCGTGCCATCACGCTGCTCGAGGCTGAGATCGGCGTGCAACTGTTCACCCGGCGAGGCCGCACCAACGAGCTCAATCGATATGGACAGGCTCTACTGGTGGGCAGCCGGCTGGCCCAACGCAGCGTCTCTTCGGCAATCGACAACGTGCGTGAGCTCGCCGGTGTCAGCGGCGGGACGGTAGCACTGGGCTTTCTTCACTCCCTGGGGATGCAGACGGTGCCGCACCTGATTCGCCTGCATCACAGCCGGTTTCCGCAGGCGCGGTTCGAACTGCATCAACGTTCCGGTCAAGGTGTGCTCAGCGACCTGGTCAGCGGTGTTACCGATGTGAGCTTGAGTTTTCCGGCCGCCTTCGAAGGCTACGGCGAGATAGCGTGGCAGACGCTATTCACTCAGCAACTTTATGCGGTGGTCAGCACCGATCATCCACTCGCCGGTCGCCGGCTGATCAGATTTCCCGAACTGGCCGCCTATCCGTTCGTGGTGCTCGACCGTGACCACACTTTGCGTCGCATCGTTGATGCGGCGTGCGCCCGCCACGGCATAGATCCGACCCTGGCGTTCGAAGGGACCGACGTCGGGACGCTGCGTGGCTTGATCGGAGCGAATCTCGGGGTCGGGGTGCTGCCGCAGGCGACGGCAAGGCCCACTGACATCGTCGAAATCGCGATTGATGATGCGCAACTGGTCAGGCCCATCGCGATCGGGTGGATCGCGGACAGATGTCTGCCTTCGTCGGCGGTCGCATTCCGCGAGACAGCCCTTGGCTGCTACGGTCACCGGGTTTCTGCGGCGGGAGATTAG
- a CDS encoding DUF732 domain-containing protein, with product MFSTRITAAITTAIGAAAVGLAIATAGSAAASTDDTAFISQMESVGVTFSSPQAADREGHQVCTELASGKTGTDIAEEILSQTDLTSKQAAYFVVYATKDYCPQYASQLA from the coding sequence ATGTTCTCAACCCGCATCACCGCAGCCATCACCACCGCAATCGGCGCAGCCGCCGTCGGGCTAGCCATCGCGACCGCAGGCAGCGCTGCGGCCAGCACCGACGACACCGCCTTCATCTCACAGATGGAGTCGGTCGGGGTCACCTTCTCCTCACCTCAGGCGGCCGACCGGGAAGGTCACCAGGTTTGCACCGAATTGGCCAGCGGCAAGACGGGCACCGACATCGCCGAGGAAATCCTCAGCCAGACCGACCTGACCTCCAAGCAAGCGGCCTACTTCGTGGTCTACGCCACCAAGGACTACTGCCCGCAGTACGCCAGCCAGCTCGCCTAG
- a CDS encoding LppX_LprAFG lipoprotein — protein MKHPPRSVVATAVTLAVVLAIGGCSSNGGSGGPGTATGTTVTTSSAEAATILKQAAEAMRKVTGMHVNLTVDGDVPNLRVTKLEGDISNSPQTVATGSATMLVGNKQEDAKFVYVDGHLYSDLGQPGTYTDFGDGASIYNVSVLLDPNQGLANLLANLKEASVTGSEQVNGVATTKITGNSAADDIATLAGSRLTSADVTTVPTTVWIATDGSSHLVQIKILPTPATSVTLTMSDWGKQVTATKPV, from the coding sequence ATGAAGCATCCGCCTCGTTCCGTTGTCGCCACCGCCGTCACATTGGCAGTCGTGCTCGCGATCGGGGGCTGCTCGAGCAACGGTGGTTCCGGCGGACCCGGGACGGCCACCGGCACCACCGTCACCACCAGTAGCGCCGAGGCGGCCACCATCCTCAAGCAGGCCGCCGAGGCCATGCGCAAGGTCACCGGAATGCATGTGAACCTCACGGTGGACGGCGACGTGCCGAACTTGCGCGTGACCAAGCTCGAGGGCGACATTTCCAACTCACCGCAGACCGTGGCCACCGGAAGCGCGACGATGCTCGTCGGCAACAAACAAGAGGACGCGAAGTTCGTCTATGTCGACGGTCATCTGTATTCGGACCTCGGACAGCCCGGCACATATACCGATTTTGGTGACGGGGCATCCATCTACAACGTTTCGGTGTTGCTTGACCCCAACCAGGGGTTGGCCAACCTGCTGGCCAACCTCAAGGAAGCATCCGTCACCGGCAGCGAGCAGGTGAACGGTGTGGCCACCACCAAGATCACCGGGAACTCGGCCGCGGACGACATCGCCACGCTTGCCGGCTCGCGGCTTACCTCCGCGGACGTCACCACGGTGCCCACCACCGTCTGGATAGCTACCGACGGCTCCTCTCACCTGGTGCAGATCAAGATCCTGCCGACCCCGGCCACATCGGTGACGCTGACCATGTCCGACTGGGGCAAGCAGGTCACCGCAACCAAGCCGGTCTAG
- a CDS encoding DUF4189 domain-containing protein, translating into MTTISRRRRLAVAVASVATATATTLTLAPVADAADQYGAIAYSGDGSWGRASHYPTRAAAEATAVKLCGYSDCKVLTTFTACGAVAADGKTFEGGVGPTLSAAMKDALSKLGGGYIDTWACN; encoded by the coding sequence ATGACGACGATCTCCCGTCGGCGGCGGTTAGCGGTGGCCGTCGCCAGTGTGGCTACCGCCACGGCAACTACCCTGACGCTCGCACCCGTCGCTGATGCCGCCGACCAATACGGCGCGATCGCCTACTCCGGCGACGGCTCCTGGGGACGAGCGTCGCACTACCCGACCCGAGCGGCCGCCGAAGCAACCGCCGTCAAACTATGTGGCTACTCCGACTGCAAAGTGCTCACCACCTTCACTGCGTGTGGGGCGGTGGCTGCCGACGGCAAGACTTTCGAAGGCGGTGTCGGGCCCACCCTGAGCGCCGCGATGAAAGACGCGCTGAGCAAGCTCGGGGGCGGCTACATCGACACCTGGGCATGCAACTGA
- a CDS encoding MaoC/PaaZ C-terminal domain-containing protein, protein MHELISAYREVAPGVYRETAGLYYEDFVVGDTFEHRPGRTITDTDNIWMTLLTMNTQPVHFDARYAAATEWQKMLVDSTLTIAMLTGMSVRTVSAKVVANLGWDNVRACHPVFAGDTLYASSTVLAKRESKSRPSQGIVSVQTQGTNQDGVVVMTFERTMLIYKRAGSPAGEANY, encoded by the coding sequence ATGCATGAGCTGATTTCGGCCTATCGGGAAGTCGCACCCGGCGTGTACCGGGAAACCGCGGGCTTGTACTACGAAGATTTCGTCGTCGGCGACACTTTCGAGCATCGACCAGGCCGAACGATCACCGACACCGACAACATCTGGATGACCCTGCTGACCATGAATACCCAGCCCGTGCATTTCGATGCACGCTATGCGGCAGCTACCGAGTGGCAGAAGATGCTTGTCGATTCCACGTTGACCATCGCGATGCTGACGGGGATGAGTGTTCGGACCGTCAGCGCCAAGGTGGTTGCCAATCTGGGGTGGGACAACGTTCGCGCCTGCCACCCCGTTTTCGCAGGCGACACGCTTTACGCCAGCTCCACCGTGCTCGCCAAACGCGAGTCGAAAAGTCGTCCGAGCCAAGGCATTGTGTCGGTTCAAACCCAAGGGACCAACCAGGACGGAGTCGTCGTGATGACCTTTGAACGCACCATGCTGATCTACAAACGTGCCGGTTCACCCGCGGGTGAGGCGAATTACTGA
- a CDS encoding helix-turn-helix domain-containing protein — protein sequence MAATVTGFLRREIRSKIRGVLDALTPAEPALTLAEIHSRTGFPASTVHRLAANLADLPERFLVYRR from the coding sequence TTGGCTGCTACGGTCACCGGGTTTCTGCGGCGGGAGATTAGGTCGAAGATCCGCGGGGTTCTCGATGCATTGACCCCTGCCGAGCCGGCACTGACTCTCGCCGAAATCCATTCTCGCACCGGCTTTCCCGCGTCTACCGTGCACCGACTGGCGGCGAACCTGGCAGACCTGCCGGAGCGGTTTCTCGTTTACCGCCGGTAA
- a CDS encoding aldolase/citrate lyase family protein, whose translation MKPIPRSLLFTPATNTQHYPTAAAVHAEALILDLEDSVAPRDKAQARRDALNFLCTTTPAKTMAAIRVNAPDTLDGWRDLTALLDSAADPDFLMLPKVQSAAEIGLVKRLLRQSQKTTRLIATAESAVVAANPDCALDPRLVDAVIFGSADMAADLGAEPSAAVVRHARSTILSYAAAAKIPVIDAPFFDIDDTPGLRQAVREAVAEGFAGKAAIHPDHVALINSGFLPGQSEINWAREVLKSAQAGAGSVGGRMVDEAMARRARGILARAQGVNEEEPCMS comes from the coding sequence ATGAAACCCATTCCGCGCAGTTTGTTGTTCACACCGGCAACCAATACCCAGCACTACCCGACCGCGGCAGCGGTGCATGCCGAGGCACTCATCCTCGATCTCGAGGACTCGGTGGCCCCCCGCGACAAGGCGCAGGCTCGCCGGGACGCGCTGAATTTTCTTTGCACCACAACGCCGGCGAAGACGATGGCGGCCATCCGGGTCAATGCCCCCGATACCCTGGATGGCTGGCGGGACCTCACCGCGTTGCTCGACTCTGCGGCCGACCCAGATTTTCTGATGCTCCCAAAGGTGCAGTCCGCGGCCGAGATCGGCCTGGTCAAACGCCTGCTTCGGCAGTCACAGAAGACAACTCGACTCATCGCGACCGCCGAAAGCGCTGTTGTGGCGGCAAATCCGGACTGCGCGCTCGACCCGCGCCTGGTCGACGCAGTCATCTTCGGCAGCGCCGACATGGCAGCCGACCTAGGCGCAGAACCGTCCGCCGCCGTTGTGCGACATGCTCGCAGCACCATCCTCAGCTACGCCGCCGCCGCAAAGATACCGGTCATCGATGCCCCGTTCTTCGACATCGACGACACACCCGGACTGCGCCAGGCCGTCCGCGAGGCCGTCGCAGAAGGATTCGCCGGGAAGGCGGCAATCCATCCCGATCACGTAGCGCTCATCAATTCCGGATTTCTTCCCGGTCAATCCGAAATCAATTGGGCACGTGAGGTATTGAAGTCTGCTCAGGCAGGCGCCGGGTCCGTTGGCGGTCGAATGGTGGACGAGGCGATGGCCCGCCGCGCGCGCGGCATCCTTGCCAGAGCTCAGGGTGTGAACGAGGAGGAACCATGCATGAGCTGA